TCTTGGACTTTGCGTGGTAATAGAATTCAATTTATAATAATAGGCTAATCTTAAACTACGTCAGGAGGAAATAATGGACTTTATCAAAAACCAACTAGACGGATACGGCATGAGCGAACCAACCATTGGATATCTCTCAAATATGATCATGGTTGTTTTTATAGCCGTTGTCTCTATATTAGCCAATTTTTTAACCAAAAAAATCGTATTGAAGATCATAATTCATATTGTCAATAACAATCGTTATACATGGGATAATATCATTGTCGAGAAAAAAGTATTCCACAAGCTGTCACATCTCGTGCCGGCGATCATTATTTATTTTTCGGCGTCCATCTTTCCGCCCTATCAGATTCTGATTGAAAAGGCGGCAATGACGTACATGATTATCGTAACCATCACGGTGCTCAATGCGCTGCTTAATGCCTTTGATGACATCTATCGTTCGTTTGAGGTCTCCAAGATCAGGCCGATCAAGGGATACATTCAGGTGGTGAAGATCGTTCTCTTCATCATCGGCGGCATTGTGGTGATCTCAAACCTCATCGGTCAGAATCCGTTGATCATTCTCAGTGGGCTTGGTGCTTTATCGGCCGTGCTGATGCTAATCTTTAAGGATTCCATATTAGGCCTGGTGGCAGGCGTTCAATTATCGTCGAATGACATGGTGCGTGTCGGCGACTGGATTGAAATGCCGAAATACGATGCGAACGGCGACGTGATCGACATTACGTTAAACACGGTAAAGGTGATGAATTTCGATAAGACAATCACCATGATTCCGAGCTACGCTCTCATCTCCGACTCGTTCAAGAATTGGAGAGGCATGCAAGTATCCGGCGGCCGAAGAATTAAGCGAAGCGTCTATATCGATACGACCAGCATAAGTTTTTGTACGAAAGAAATGATTGAGGAATTCCAGAAGATTCACTACCTTACCGATTATGTCACGACAAAAATAAATGAAATTCATACGTATAACATCGAACACCAGATTAATACGGATAGCAAAGTGAATGGCCGACAACTTACGAATATCGGTGTATTCCGAGAATATATCCATCAATATCTGAGGCATCATCCGAAAATTCATCAGGATATGACGCTGATTGTCAGACAGTTAGCACCGGGAGATAACGGACTGCCGTTGGAAATCTACGCTTTCAGTAATGATACCGCCTGGGGAGTGTATGAATCGATTCAAGCGGATATTTTTGACCATATTTTTGCCGTTGCGCCGACATTTGGGCTGCGTGCTTTCCAAAACCCAACCGGCCATGATATCGTTCAACTCAAAGAAAGCCCGGAATATTCGCGAGGATATTGAGATCTGATCGTAGGCGTCGAAACGAGTTGAAAAGTAAGGCCTGAATAAAATAAGTCTGTAACGGCGATATGAGGGGCATGAGTTCGGTACTTTACCGGATTCATGCCTTTTAGCTTCGCCTTAATTCCCTTGTCATGGAAGTAATCTAAGACCCGGTTCAATATCTCATCTTGAATATGCGTTCCGTTGGAGGCGATTACGCCGATTCCCGTAGGGTGCATTTATTCGATATTGGCCATGGAGAGAAGTGAAATGGGGGTTGACGATTTCACGCGGGAGGAGAATGGCTAACCGGTGTAGAAGCAATGGTAGAACATGGCCATATCTCAATCGAGCGTCATTGGTCGGCGGGTGATAGACATTGCTCGAACTCGACATGTCCGCTAAGATTATCCGCGCTAGGCAGGAAGTACAAGCCAATGAAGGCCGAATCGCTTTGCAGCGCGGCCCACGTCATATATCACTCAGATTGAGTCTTGGTCATGTATGAACTAAGCGCAGCACAGGAGAGGAGTGTCTACCATTGAACATTAACAATCCGATCATACCCGGCTGGTATGCAGATCCCGAAGCCAGAACGTATGAGGGGAAGCACTGGATTTA
Above is a window of Paenibacillus sp. FSL K6-1330 DNA encoding:
- a CDS encoding mechanosensitive ion channel domain-containing protein produces the protein MDFIKNQLDGYGMSEPTIGYLSNMIMVVFIAVVSILANFLTKKIVLKIIIHIVNNNRYTWDNIIVEKKVFHKLSHLVPAIIIYFSASIFPPYQILIEKAAMTYMIIVTITVLNALLNAFDDIYRSFEVSKIRPIKGYIQVVKIVLFIIGGIVVISNLIGQNPLIILSGLGALSAVLMLIFKDSILGLVAGVQLSSNDMVRVGDWIEMPKYDANGDVIDITLNTVKVMNFDKTITMIPSYALISDSFKNWRGMQVSGGRRIKRSVYIDTTSISFCTKEMIEEFQKIHYLTDYVTTKINEIHTYNIEHQINTDSKVNGRQLTNIGVFREYIHQYLRHHPKIHQDMTLIVRQLAPGDNGLPLEIYAFSNDTAWGVYESIQADIFDHIFAVAPTFGLRAFQNPTGHDIVQLKESPEYSRGY